A single window of Actinomycetota bacterium DNA harbors:
- a CDS encoding MerR family transcriptional regulator encodes MSTASNQEAGMAIGSLARRTGVPVDTLRAWERRYGVLRPTRTAGGQRRYGDRDVERVLWLAARVAEGQRISDAAAALNAFGREGEQAGAGAGPTDALASRLAATARQGDGPRVELELDRAFGALPLVQAMELVVFPALAELGQRWAEGEQVVVGEHMLSAATERRLAARLSAARRLRGPMGIVACPSGERHAVGALCLAVLMAQDGWRVSFLGADTPLPDADSIAQARRARACVAVCTNPGSATMAAGQIAELSNAQLWVLAGPDAPDPGAHQMPVWGPTLEDARTAAALRAADSGSR; translated from the coding sequence TTGAGCACCGCGTCCAATCAGGAAGCCGGGATGGCCATCGGGTCGCTCGCACGCCGCACCGGCGTGCCGGTGGACACCCTTCGCGCGTGGGAGCGCCGCTACGGCGTGCTGCGCCCCACTCGCACCGCGGGGGGCCAGCGCCGGTACGGCGACCGCGACGTCGAGCGCGTGCTCTGGCTCGCCGCGCGGGTGGCCGAGGGGCAGCGCATCTCGGACGCCGCCGCAGCCCTCAACGCCTTCGGGCGCGAGGGTGAGCAGGCCGGCGCCGGCGCCGGGCCTACCGACGCGCTCGCATCGCGCCTCGCCGCCACCGCCCGCCAGGGTGACGGACCGCGCGTGGAGCTCGAGCTCGACCGGGCCTTCGGGGCGCTCCCCCTGGTGCAGGCGATGGAGCTCGTGGTCTTCCCAGCCCTCGCCGAGCTGGGCCAGCGATGGGCCGAGGGCGAGCAGGTGGTGGTGGGAGAGCACATGCTGAGCGCCGCCACGGAGCGGCGACTTGCCGCACGCCTCTCAGCGGCGCGCCGCCTGCGCGGGCCCATGGGCATCGTGGCCTGCCCATCGGGCGAGCGCCACGCGGTGGGCGCGCTGTGCCTCGCGGTGCTCATGGCGCAGGACGGCTGGCGCGTGAGCTTCCTCGGCGCCGACACGCCGCTCCCCGACGCCGACTCCATCGCGCAGGCGCGTCGCGCCCGGGCCTGCGTGGCCGTGTGCACAAACCCCGGATCGGCCACGATGGCTGCCGGGCAGATCGCCGAACTGTCGAACGCCCAGCTGTGGGTGCTGGCCGGGCCCGACGCACCCGACCCCGGCGCGCACCAGATGCCCGTGTGGGGCCCCACGCTCGAGGATGCCCGCACTGCGGCGGCCCTGCGGGCGGCCGACTCCGGCTCGCGGTAG